One segment of Leopardus geoffroyi isolate Oge1 chromosome D3 unlocalized genomic scaffold, O.geoffroyi_Oge1_pat1.0 chrD3_random_Un_scaffold_47, whole genome shotgun sequence DNA contains the following:
- the LOC123595682 gene encoding liprin-alpha-1-like, translating into MEAVSGILKRARPRGSSLHHGRTHVGSVPASRFRLADSPTDASSSSSSAVLRRRQKGRVARLRHEPSKLLPLEEESQDRVTRTRCVPSAPSSQRSLSLDRLQQGALHKASHEDIRDATKSSGSQDGPSSNVSNTNNCQDSLNNAPKKKGITKSIRWLLARRQKVHPSHTSDEPA; encoded by the exons ATGGAAGCAGTGAGTGGTATATTAAAGCGGGCAAGACCAAGAGGCTCTTCACTTCACCACGG GCGGACGCACGTCGGCAGCGTCCCAGCTTCCAGGTTCCGTCTGGCGGACAGCCCCACGgatgccagcagcagcagcagcagcgcggTGTTGCGGCGCCGCCAGAAAGGCCGTGTGGCCCGTCTGCGACATGAGCCTTCCAAG TTGCTGCCTTTGGAGGAGGAGTCACAAGACAGGGTGACAAGGACACGATGTGTACCATCAGCTCCTTCTTCCCAGAGGTCCCTGAGCTTGGACAGGCTGCAGCAAGGGGCACTGCACAAAGCCAGCCACGAGGACATCAGGGACGCCACAAA ATCCTCGGGCTCTCAGGATGGCCCCTCGAGCAACGTCAGCAACACTAACAATTGCCAGGACTCACTGAACAACGCCCCCAAGAAGAAGGGCATCACCAAATCCATCCGCTGGTTGCTCGCCAGAAGACAAAAGGTCCACCCCAGCCACACTAGCGACGAGCCTGCGTGA
- the LOC123595684 gene encoding liprin-alpha-3-like gives MDNQEQRGCNVAQGVPKLAQTWPINGIGALTGSRAPVGFSAGAASHPKSSTYEDVALGPLFLPRPSRSRQECAALAAELHTCREQLVQREEEIANLKAERNNTRLLLEHLELLVSRHERALQKTVIRRQAKPPAGVSSEAEVQSQMKELLATLCTLVAKLEEDLDVSRKDLILSEAMNTILQRDVREATAQKEDMQERITTLEKRCLRAQQEATSLHDLKDKLENEIAKKDSLHRQHCFQRSREWPGMCRQLAILVIRH, from the exons ATGGACAATCAGGAGCAGCGAGGCTGCAACGTAGCCCAGGGTGTCCCGAAGCTGGCCCAAACGTGGCCCATCAACGGCATCGGGGCTCTTACAGGCTCCCGAGCCCCCGTCG GATTCTCTGCCGGTGCAGCGTCCCACCCG AAGTCTTCCACCTACGAGGATGTCGCCCTGGGGCCCCTGTTTCTCCCAAGACCGTCCCGTTCGAGGCAG GAGTGTGCAGCTCTCGCTGCAGAGCTCCACACCTGCAGGGAGCAGCtcgtgcagagagaggaggagatcgCCAACCTGAAGGCGGAGAGAAACAACACCAGG CTGCTGCTGGAACATTTGGAGTTGCTCGTCTCCAGGCACGAGAGAGCTCTTCAAAAAACAGTCATACGGCGACAGGCGAAGCCTCCGGCCGGCGTGTCCAGTGAGGCGGAG GTGCAGAGCCAGATGAAAGAGCTCCTGGCTACCCTGTGCACTCTCGTGGCCAAGCTGGAAGAGGACCTAGACGTCTCCAGGAAAGACCTCATCCTTTCGGAAGCAATGAACACCATATTACAAAGAGATGTCCGTGAA GCCACGGCCCAGAAGGAAGACATGCAAGAGAGGATCACTACCCTTGAGAAGCGCTGCCTCAGGGCACAGCAGGAAGCCACCTCTCTGCACGACCTCAAGGATAAACTTGAAAACGAGATCGCAAAGAAGGACTCTCTGCATCGACAG CACTGTTTCCAAAGGAGTAGGGAGTGGCCGGGAATGTGTAGGCAGCTGGCCATTTTG GTCATCCGGCATTGA